A region from the Natronomonas salsuginis genome encodes:
- a CDS encoding molybdopterin molybdotransferase MoeA, which yields MTDLRTAGFKERTRVADARESLLDVPPIDRTERLSLSVADGRVIAEPVDALRDVPHYARAAMDGWAVRAEDTFGASGRSPAIVRPDETIGPGRAVRVHTGSELPDGADAVVMIEETERVGDELEVFDAVGEGENVAPVGEDVEAGQRLYEPGHLLRPSDLGLLKGTGIDTVEVAALPEVAVIPTGEELVQADPDPGEVVETNRFTISRLAERWGADVTRRGIVTDDRDALRAAIQRDLVRDVVVTTGGSSVGERDLIPEVVEDLGEVFVHGVALKPGHPVALGRVEGITVVMLPGYPVAAIINAVQFLRPLIKHLGGTDPEPLPTREATLARKIRSEPGVRTFVRVTLEAGDDADGTRFKATPTRASGSGVLSSVALADGWVVVEESREGIPAGETVAVENWEYNG from the coding sequence ATGACGGATCTACGCACAGCAGGGTTCAAAGAGCGGACCCGGGTGGCCGACGCCCGCGAGTCGCTGCTCGATGTCCCGCCGATCGATCGGACCGAGCGGCTCTCGTTGTCCGTGGCGGATGGCCGCGTGATCGCGGAGCCGGTCGACGCGCTCCGAGACGTTCCACATTATGCCCGCGCGGCGATGGACGGGTGGGCCGTCCGCGCCGAGGACACCTTCGGCGCGTCGGGTCGCTCACCCGCGATCGTTCGCCCTGACGAGACGATCGGCCCAGGCCGGGCCGTCCGCGTCCACACGGGGAGTGAACTGCCGGACGGCGCGGACGCGGTCGTGATGATCGAGGAGACCGAACGGGTCGGCGACGAGTTGGAGGTGTTCGACGCCGTCGGCGAGGGCGAAAACGTCGCCCCGGTCGGCGAGGACGTCGAGGCCGGCCAGCGGCTCTACGAACCGGGACATTTACTCCGGCCCTCGGACCTCGGCCTGCTGAAGGGGACCGGCATCGACACCGTCGAGGTCGCTGCGCTCCCGGAGGTCGCCGTCATCCCGACGGGCGAGGAGCTCGTGCAGGCCGATCCCGACCCCGGCGAGGTCGTCGAGACCAACCGGTTTACCATCTCCCGGCTCGCCGAGCGATGGGGTGCCGACGTGACGCGGCGCGGGATCGTCACCGACGACCGCGACGCGCTCCGGGCAGCGATCCAGCGAGATCTCGTCCGCGACGTCGTCGTCACGACCGGCGGCTCCTCGGTCGGCGAGCGCGATCTCATCCCCGAGGTCGTCGAGGATCTCGGCGAGGTGTTCGTCCACGGCGTCGCCCTGAAGCCGGGGCATCCGGTTGCGTTGGGCCGCGTCGAGGGCATCACCGTCGTCATGCTCCCCGGCTATCCGGTCGCCGCCATCATCAACGCCGTCCAGTTCCTCCGGCCGCTGATCAAACACCTCGGTGGGACCGATCCGGAGCCGTTACCGACGCGGGAGGCGACGCTCGCACGGAAGATCCGCAGCGAACCGGGCGTTCGGACGTTCGTGCGCGTCACGCTCGAAGCGGGCGACGATGCGGACGGGACGCGCTTCAAAGCCACCCCGACGCGCGCCAGCGGCTCCGGCGTTCTCTCGAGCGTCGCCCTCGCGGATGGATGGGTCGTCGTCGAGGAGAGTCGGGAGGGGATTCCGGCGGGCGAGACCGTCGCAGTCGAAAACTGGGAGTACAATGGATAG
- a CDS encoding molybdopterin biosynthesis protein, with protein MDRKQFRDLAEPEAAREAIASLDLESDAETVPLREARGRILAERVDANLDVPGFDRASVDGYALKAADTFGADEADPAELRCIGEVHAGVEPTVDVGPGECAEISTGAVLPPGADAVVMVERTDSAADGETILVRTSLAPGDRVMFAGADIAAGERALGPGTTITPREIGLLSAIGVESVPVRGRPTVGIVSTGDELVRPGNPLDSAAGQIYDVNSYTTATAVEDAGGEARLYPHAGDDYDAMEATLREAAAECDLVLSSGSTSASAVDVIYRVVEETGELLLHGVAVKPGKPMLVGRLNGSAYVGLPGYPVSALTIFQAFVAPAIRRAAGVPEPETATVEGRMAHRERYSEGRLRYMPVGLVMDGDGETLVYPVDKGSGATTSLVEADGIVSVPPDVEYLDVGERVDVQLFSPDVRPPTVFGAGEDDPALSRLLDRVDRPRYLAIGSRQGRRRLRDGVTDVAVVTGESLPDGTELGSWSREWGLVVPAGNPDGIDGLAALVDGDVRFVNRTTDAGLRSTLDAALDDLAAERGVDRRELTDAIGGYGIAVRAHESPPRKVLAGDADAGLGLRATAETLGMGFVPCGTERVTVVADETRADKDGVKGLAAAIERNDAIFESLAGYRR; from the coding sequence ATGGATAGAAAACAGTTTCGCGACCTCGCTGAGCCCGAGGCGGCCCGGGAGGCGATCGCCTCGCTGGACCTCGAATCCGACGCCGAAACAGTCCCGCTCCGGGAAGCCCGCGGTCGCATCCTCGCCGAACGGGTTGACGCCAACCTCGACGTGCCCGGCTTCGATCGAGCGAGCGTCGACGGTTACGCGCTCAAAGCGGCCGACACGTTCGGTGCCGACGAGGCCGATCCGGCCGAATTGAGGTGTATCGGCGAGGTCCACGCGGGGGTAGAACCGACCGTCGACGTCGGTCCCGGCGAGTGCGCGGAGATCTCCACGGGGGCCGTCCTGCCGCCGGGCGCGGACGCAGTCGTGATGGTGGAACGGACGGACAGCGCCGCTGACGGCGAGACGATCCTCGTCAGAACGTCGCTCGCGCCCGGCGATCGCGTCATGTTCGCGGGGGCTGACATCGCCGCCGGCGAGCGCGCGCTCGGGCCGGGGACGACGATCACGCCGCGAGAGATCGGACTGCTGTCGGCGATCGGGGTCGAGTCGGTGCCGGTCCGCGGGCGGCCGACCGTCGGGATCGTTTCGACGGGCGACGAACTCGTCCGTCCCGGCAACCCGCTCGATAGCGCCGCCGGACAGATATACGATGTCAACAGCTACACGACCGCGACCGCGGTCGAGGACGCCGGCGGCGAGGCGCGACTATACCCCCACGCAGGCGATGATTACGACGCGATGGAGGCGACGCTCCGCGAGGCGGCCGCGGAGTGCGATCTCGTCCTCTCGTCGGGGTCGACCTCGGCGTCGGCGGTCGACGTCATCTACCGCGTCGTCGAGGAGACGGGCGAACTCCTCCTCCACGGGGTCGCGGTCAAGCCCGGCAAACCGATGCTCGTGGGGCGGCTCAACGGGAGCGCCTACGTCGGGCTGCCGGGGTATCCGGTCTCGGCGCTGACGATCTTTCAGGCATTCGTCGCCCCGGCGATCAGGCGGGCGGCGGGCGTCCCCGAGCCCGAGACGGCGACGGTCGAGGGGCGGATGGCCCACCGCGAGCGGTACAGCGAGGGTCGGCTCAGATACATGCCCGTCGGGCTCGTCATGGACGGCGACGGCGAGACGCTCGTCTACCCGGTCGACAAGGGCAGCGGCGCGACGACGAGCCTCGTCGAAGCCGATGGAATCGTCTCCGTCCCGCCGGACGTCGAGTACTTGGATGTCGGTGAGCGCGTCGATGTGCAACTCTTCTCGCCCGACGTTCGCCCACCGACCGTCTTCGGCGCGGGCGAGGACGACCCGGCGCTGTCGCGACTGCTCGATCGCGTCGACCGGCCGCGCTATCTCGCGATCGGCAGCCGGCAAGGGCGCAGACGGCTCCGGGACGGCGTCACCGACGTGGCGGTCGTGACGGGCGAATCGCTTCCCGACGGAACCGAACTGGGCAGTTGGAGCCGCGAGTGGGGGCTGGTCGTTCCCGCCGGCAATCCCGACGGGATCGACGGCCTCGCAGCCCTCGTAGACGGCGACGTGCGGTTCGTCAACCGGACGACCGACGCCGGACTGCGCTCGACGCTCGACGCGGCGCTCGACGATCTCGCGGCCGAGCGCGGCGTCGACCGACGCGAACTGACCGACGCGATCGGCGGTTACGGGATCGCTGTTCGAGCGCACGAATCGCCACCCAGAAAGGTTCTGGCGGGGGATGCGGACGCCGGGTTGGGACTGCGCGCGACTGCCGAAACGCTCGGGATGGGGTTCGTCCCCTGCGGAACCGAACGCGTCACCGTCGTCGCCGACGAGACGCGGGCGGACAAAGACGGCGTGAAGGGACTCGCCGCGGCGATCGAGAGGAACGACGCGATCTTCGAGTCGCTGGCCGGCTATCGGCGGTGA
- a CDS encoding helix-hairpin-helix domain-containing protein, producing the protein MTWDLRTRDLALDESAFTVEELPYLETQKLDLAERAAIERAVIQRERVITDLQRGVLELRSERDTLADRLSQLESERSELRDRLDELRAERPAIEPKRLFSSFESAFDGLDADIGHRGLSIGDIDVTLKANVTESDGDVRFYLPSLDERSATENLSQLSFTIRSDASDRSDDPGYVDIPDLVGTSHDVAARRLTAAGFDVGEITVVDDPRLAVGTIVDQFPKPLAVAPPGSPIDLTVVGEPSDGGESDDGSAPEPNASETTEERPQDGDEDIENGTPIERRDEPVVGEDADLLSAFKRAVERGRLDPETEFAARLRDVGINDLGGIAERSPEELADALGLSPEPIEPLTERIDEARRNELSVEAIHGIGPTYAGRLADADVRSVGEFVRLDPESIARLTKASESRAEGWLEQAKRLVA; encoded by the coding sequence ATGACGTGGGATCTCCGAACCCGCGATCTCGCCCTCGACGAGTCGGCGTTCACCGTCGAGGAGCTTCCGTACCTCGAAACACAAAAGCTCGACCTCGCCGAACGGGCGGCGATCGAACGTGCCGTCATCCAGCGCGAACGAGTGATTACGGACCTTCAGCGCGGCGTCCTCGAACTCCGCAGCGAGCGTGACACGCTCGCGGACCGCCTCTCACAGCTCGAATCCGAGCGGTCCGAACTCCGCGATCGCCTCGACGAATTGCGGGCCGAGCGACCGGCGATCGAGCCGAAGCGACTGTTCTCGAGCTTCGAATCCGCGTTCGACGGGCTCGACGCCGACATCGGTCACCGCGGCCTCTCGATCGGCGATATCGACGTCACGCTAAAGGCGAACGTCACCGAGTCGGACGGCGACGTTCGCTTTTACCTCCCGTCGCTCGACGAGCGGTCCGCGACCGAAAACCTCAGCCAACTGTCGTTCACGATCCGTAGCGACGCGTCCGACCGATCCGACGATCCTGGGTACGTCGACATTCCGGACCTCGTGGGCACGTCGCACGACGTCGCGGCTCGCCGACTGACGGCGGCCGGCTTCGACGTCGGCGAGATCACGGTCGTCGACGATCCACGCCTCGCCGTCGGCACGATCGTCGACCAGTTCCCCAAGCCGCTGGCGGTCGCCCCGCCCGGTTCGCCGATCGACCTGACAGTCGTCGGCGAGCCCAGCGACGGCGGCGAGTCCGATGACGGCTCAGCGCCCGAACCGAACGCATCCGAGACGACGGAGGAGCGACCGCAGGACGGTGACGAGGATATCGAGAACGGCACGCCAATCGAGCGCCGTGACGAGCCCGTCGTCGGCGAGGATGCCGATCTGCTGTCGGCGTTCAAGCGGGCCGTCGAGCGCGGTCGGCTCGATCCCGAAACCGAGTTCGCGGCCCGGCTTCGCGATGTCGGCATCAACGATCTCGGCGGGATCGCCGAGCGCTCACCCGAGGAGCTCGCCGATGCGCTCGGTCTGTCTCCGGAACCGATCGAACCGCTCACCGAACGGATCGATGAAGCGCGGCGAAACGAGTTGTCCGTCGAGGCGATCCATGGGATCGGGCCGACGTACGCTGGGCGGCTGGCGGACGCCGACGTTCGGTCCGTTGGCGAGTTCGTCCGCCTCGATCCCGAATCGATCGCTCGGCTCACGAAGGCGTCCGAAAGTCGTGCCGAGGGGTGGCTCGAACAGGCCAAGCGGCTGGTGGCGTAG
- a CDS encoding DUF2391 family protein encodes MRRFSRRPFRIADSAQQIVGGFLLAGPFVVTEEVWVLAENMSTVQTLVTVMIVFGVGYAALYKAAGRDPDDEFDVGGIPARFLSLMLVAYGAVIVLALAFGAPGTFLAALSGLERLVVTAKAIAVGSVFSVVGAATADSVF; translated from the coding sequence ATGCGACGGTTCTCTCGGCGCCCGTTCCGGATCGCCGACTCCGCCCAACAGATCGTCGGCGGCTTCCTGCTCGCTGGACCGTTCGTCGTCACGGAGGAGGTGTGGGTGCTCGCGGAGAACATGTCGACCGTCCAGACGCTCGTGACCGTCATGATCGTGTTCGGCGTCGGTTACGCCGCGCTGTACAAGGCGGCCGGCCGGGACCCCGACGACGAGTTCGACGTCGGCGGCATCCCGGCGCGGTTCCTCTCGTTGATGTTGGTCGCCTACGGGGCCGTCATCGTTCTGGCGCTCGCGTTCGGCGCCCCGGGGACGTTCCTCGCAGCCCTCTCCGGGCTCGAACGGCTGGTGGTCACGGCGAAAGCGATCGCGGTTGGGTCGGTGTTCAGCGTCGTGGGGGCGGCGACGGCCGACTCGGTGTTCTGA
- a CDS encoding acyl-CoA dehydrogenase family protein gives MLSYDDSPEAVELAERAHELMEEVVLPKERELKGGMSVSEGTIEELRDAARDYGVYCPQISEEYGGMGYSFRDALPLFEEAGRSILGEEAMHVDAPDEGNMHTLELLGTELQKEQYLKPLVEGKLVSGFCMTEPMQGGGSDPKMLQTTAEKDGDDWVINGHKWWTTNGIRADFLLVFARTDQEAHPYDGCSMFIVPAEADGVEVVRNIPHMGAAIDVHGHAEITFDDVRIPEEHLLGEEGKGFTHVQQRLGPARLTHCMRYSGMAQRSLDIAKAYMSEREAFGTPIADKQAPRHEIANRRTELAAARALVRQVADEIDAGGEARVGVSMAKTFTANATQEAIDTALQFCGGNGIAKDLPISDFYERVRQFRLVDGADEVHRHVIARDAFEDVDEAELEAITRFRE, from the coding sequence ATGTTATCGTACGACGATTCACCCGAGGCCGTCGAGTTGGCCGAGCGGGCCCACGAACTGATGGAAGAGGTCGTCCTCCCGAAGGAACGCGAGCTAAAGGGCGGCATGTCAGTCTCCGAGGGGACGATCGAGGAACTCCGGGACGCGGCGCGCGACTACGGCGTGTACTGTCCGCAGATCTCCGAGGAGTACGGCGGGATGGGGTACAGTTTCCGCGACGCGTTACCGCTGTTCGAGGAGGCCGGCCGCAGCATCCTCGGCGAGGAGGCGATGCACGTCGACGCGCCCGACGAGGGGAACATGCACACGCTCGAACTCCTCGGAACGGAGCTGCAAAAGGAGCAGTACCTGAAACCGCTCGTCGAGGGTAAGCTCGTCTCCGGATTCTGCATGACCGAACCGATGCAGGGCGGCGGCTCCGACCCCAAAATGTTGCAGACGACCGCCGAGAAGGACGGCGACGATTGGGTCATCAACGGCCACAAGTGGTGGACGACGAACGGCATCCGCGCCGATTTTCTCCTCGTGTTCGCCCGCACCGATCAGGAGGCCCATCCCTACGATGGCTGTTCGATGTTCATCGTCCCCGCGGAGGCCGATGGGGTCGAAGTCGTCAGAAACATTCCGCACATGGGCGCGGCGATCGACGTTCACGGCCACGCCGAGATCACGTTCGACGACGTCCGCATCCCCGAAGAGCACCTCCTCGGTGAGGAGGGCAAGGGCTTCACGCACGTCCAACAGCGGCTCGGCCCCGCTCGCCTGACCCACTGCATGCGCTACTCCGGGATGGCACAGCGCTCGCTCGACATCGCCAAGGCGTACATGTCCGAGCGGGAAGCGTTCGGCACGCCGATCGCCGACAAGCAGGCCCCGCGACACGAGATCGCCAACCGGCGAACCGAGCTCGCGGCGGCGCGAGCGCTCGTCCGGCAGGTCGCCGACGAGATCGACGCCGGTGGCGAGGCACGCGTCGGCGTCTCGATGGCGAAGACGTTCACCGCGAACGCCACTCAGGAAGCCATCGACACCGCCCTCCAGTTCTGCGGCGGCAACGGGATCGCAAAAGACCTACCGATCTCGGACTTCTACGAGCGCGTCCGCCAGTTCCGCCTCGTCGACGGCGCGGACGAGGTTCACCGACACGTCATCGCCCGTGACGCCTTCGAGGACGTCGACGAAGCCGAGCTCGAAGCGATCACGCGCTTCCGCGAATAG
- the pyk gene encoding pyruvate kinase: MRNVKIVSTLGPASDDRATIRRLADAGMSVARLNASHGTPAGRRALVADVRSVDEGTDTPLAVMLDLRGPEVRTAETDAPTEFASGTAVEFVEGTTVSPERIGLSHSIAAVEPGDTVLLDDGRIETTVERVDGETVLARVDSSGELGSRSGVTTRGVDLDLELIGPEDEASLRLAAEEGVDLVAASFVRDGDDVYEIADALEQFGAPDTPVIAKIERAAAIDNIDGIVDAANGVMVARGDLGVECPLEDVPIIQKRIIRRCVDAGIPVITATEMLESMIRSRRPTRAEASDVANAVFDGTDAVMLSGETAVGEHPVEAVETMAAIAERIEESGEYADTRDSRVPAADRGVRTDAVARSARYLASDVGASAIVAVSESGYTARKAAKFRPSVPIVAATPNDDVRRQLAVSWGIDARYAAYAADADEIIETAVESAVDAGVAASGDTIVVLAGMMSEFPEADVANTLKVHVVAETIATGRAVVAGQVAAPIVRSERGELSEISGGSILVLPADFEGEFDGDVSKIAGIVAADSGLTGYPAIVARELGVPMVSGVTVPATTEDGAVVTVDGERGVVYEGDVTGRARRTE, translated from the coding sequence ATGCGAAACGTCAAGATCGTCTCCACGCTCGGACCCGCCTCCGACGATCGAGCCACGATCCGTCGCCTCGCAGACGCGGGGATGTCCGTCGCCCGGCTGAACGCGAGCCACGGCACCCCGGCCGGTCGCAGAGCGCTCGTCGCGGACGTGCGTTCGGTGGACGAGGGGACCGACACGCCGCTCGCGGTCATGCTCGACCTGCGTGGCCCAGAGGTCAGGACGGCCGAGACGGACGCCCCGACCGAGTTCGCGTCCGGAACCGCCGTCGAGTTCGTCGAGGGAACGACGGTCTCCCCGGAGCGAATCGGTCTCAGCCACTCGATCGCCGCCGTCGAACCGGGGGACACGGTGCTCTTGGACGACGGTCGGATCGAGACGACCGTCGAGCGCGTCGACGGCGAGACAGTCCTCGCGCGCGTCGATTCGAGCGGCGAGCTTGGTTCGCGGTCGGGTGTGACGACGCGAGGCGTCGACCTCGACCTCGAACTCATCGGCCCCGAAGACGAGGCGAGCCTCCGACTCGCCGCCGAGGAGGGCGTCGATCTCGTCGCAGCGTCGTTCGTCCGCGACGGCGACGACGTCTACGAGATCGCGGACGCACTGGAGCAATTCGGCGCGCCGGACACGCCGGTGATCGCGAAGATCGAGCGCGCGGCGGCGATCGACAACATCGACGGGATCGTCGACGCGGCGAACGGTGTCATGGTCGCCCGTGGCGACCTCGGCGTCGAGTGTCCGCTGGAGGACGTGCCGATCATCCAGAAGCGAATCATCCGGCGGTGCGTGGACGCCGGGATACCGGTCATCACGGCGACCGAGATGCTCGAGTCGATGATCAGGTCGCGGCGGCCGACGCGAGCTGAGGCCTCGGACGTAGCCAACGCAGTCTTCGACGGAACCGACGCCGTGATGCTCTCCGGCGAGACCGCTGTCGGGGAACACCCCGTCGAGGCGGTCGAGACGATGGCGGCGATCGCCGAGCGGATCGAGGAGAGCGGCGAGTACGCTGACACGCGTGACAGCCGAGTCCCGGCGGCCGATCGGGGCGTCAGAACCGACGCCGTCGCTCGCTCCGCGCGCTACCTCGCGAGCGACGTGGGCGCGAGCGCGATCGTCGCCGTTTCCGAATCGGGGTACACCGCCCGCAAGGCCGCGAAGTTCCGGCCGTCGGTGCCGATCGTCGCTGCGACGCCCAACGACGACGTGCGGCGACAGCTCGCCGTCTCGTGGGGGATCGACGCGCGCTATGCGGCGTACGCGGCCGACGCGGACGAGATCATCGAGACGGCGGTCGAAAGCGCGGTCGACGCCGGCGTCGCGGCGAGCGGCGACACGATCGTCGTTCTCGCCGGAATGATGAGCGAGTTCCCGGAGGCGGACGTGGCGAACACGCTGAAGGTACACGTCGTCGCCGAGACGATCGCGACGGGCCGGGCGGTCGTCGCCGGACAGGTGGCGGCCCCAATCGTCAGGAGCGAACGGGGCGAGTTGAGCGAGATCTCCGGAGGGTCGATCCTCGTCCTCCCTGCCGACTTCGAGGGGGAGTTCGACGGCGACGTGTCGAAGATCGCGGGCATCGTCGCAGCCGACTCCGGATTGACCGGCTATCCGGCGATCGTCGCCCGCGAGCTGGGCGTCCCGATGGTCTCAGGCGTCACCGTACCGGCGACGACCGAGGACGGGGCGGTCGTCACCGTCGACGGCGAACGGGGCGTGGTATACGAGGGCGACGTGACCGGACGCGCACGCCGAACGGAGTGA